The Stieleria sp. JC731 genome contains a region encoding:
- a CDS encoding macro domain-containing protein, protein YRAALQIADEQDCDSIAFPCISTGAFGFPQQPACEIAIRTCLDWLAEHSYPKTIVFCCFEPSDRLLYVERLSELGILREYAG, encoded by the coding sequence CTATCGTGCAGCATTGCAAATTGCGGACGAGCAGGACTGCGATTCCATCGCCTTCCCGTGCATATCCACCGGAGCTTTCGGTTTCCCTCAACAACCCGCTTGTGAAATTGCGATCCGAACATGTCTGGACTGGCTTGCGGAGCATAGCTATCCAAAAACGATCGTGTTTTGTTGCTTTGAACCGTCCGACCGATTGCTATACGTTGAACGTTTATCGGAACTCGGAATACTTCGCGAATACGCGGGATAA